The segment CCACCttccgtttcgatcacgttcggCGATCCATGGAATAGTATGATGCAGGTGTTGTTGAAGAAATCGTGGACTCCTTTGATCAAGTTCTCGTAAACGCGTTGAGGCCTTATCATGAGCGGTTTATGGCCGATCGTGATCGTCAGTTGGCTGTTCGTGTGCAACGAAACGCAGACCAGTAGCATCCATAATGACCAAAATTCCAATCGCGACATCACCCACGGTCGTTTATCGTTAACGAATGCTCGTGATCAGCACGCCAACCGACTGACGGTGGCGAGTTAATAACTACGCGAAATCGTAAAATCGTCCGCTATACGTCGGGGATTGGATGCCAGGTCGATGTCAGATGAAACACGCGGATAATCTTTAGTTTCTCCGTAACGATAGTTGCCTAGTCTGGCTCGAAACGATGAAACCACAACAAACGCTACGATGGAAACGATCGCGATGCGTCCCCGATCGTAATTAACGATTTTCTCAGATTTTCGTTGTATCACTGACCTCTTGTTCCTCTCAAATGTCTAGATTTCGTTCAGAGACGTTTGGAAAAACAAGAAAAGTAGAAAAAGTACCAGATTTCTATGCACATTCGCTGTCTGTGGCAAGGACGATACTgttgcaagtatccctaacgcagaTTGGTGCAACAAGCGGGGCATCACGAGACTGTTGGAATAGGTTTACCTTACTTCGTTACAAATTCCATCGCGTGCATTCGATCCAATTAGTTTACTTCTCTGGAAATGTTTGCGATACTCTGCAAATATCGTATCGCTGGTTTGGTTGCATTTGCGTCCAGGAAAAACCATAAATCGTCGTCCATTAGCCATATTGCCCTGAATAATTTACGATTTCAGTCGGAAAAGAACGGTTGGTCTTTTGATCGAACGTTGGTCAAACCTTGCAAAGTATCGATCGATGTCAATGTTAATTTAGGATGTGTATCTCCTCGATGGGTCATACAGAacgtcaaaattattaatataacgtTAAAACTCCGTGGTTGTGACCTGTGAATTCAGAAGATGGTCGTaactttaaaaagaaatttggaAACATCAGTTTAAGGAATGGTGGATAGAAAAAGAGGAACGTCGATGGACAGTGATGAATCGAAATGGATATAGCGATTTCGCCCGAACGAAATTATTAGAGGAAAGACGTCGAAAGATACGTTTGTATCGCGCGACGAGAATAATAGTTATAACGACACGATGCAAGTCCATTTATCTGATTGAGATATAAAAAGGTTTCGCATTTTAAGCGACTGAAAGATAAGCTAAATGGTTTGGATTATGCTTTTGGCTATCGACGATAAATAAGTTTATCAGAAGTTTAAACAATATAGACATTAACCgaagaaaaatatgtttttttgCGACAACGTTGCATTGTGGTTATTTCATAGAAAAATGGAGATACGCGCGACTTAATAGTCTTCGAATTTGTAAAGTGTCAGTTTAGATTAATATCGAATATCGAGGGAGATGCTTTAAGAATCACGAATTAAAAAAGAATATGTTTTAACTAGAACGAGCGTGGCCATTTTGATTGTTTATTGTCTACATTCTCCCCGCTGCTTGGAGAAGCAAGCTCGTATTTCTTCCAATTTCTACGACCAGATAACGATTCGACGTTTGCAAGATAAGAATATGTTTAAATTATCGTAATGTTATACCTATTTTTTAGTCCGTACGTAAAATTTAACGCGAAATACTGAACCTCGATAGAAACAAAACCGAATAACAACTCAgtacaattgacagtttcagagataaaaattcatttgttcaacctactttcgcattactgTCAATTGTTACATAATTCGATGACATATATTTTTCACATTATTAATCTTGCTgtaaccacattgctgcgtgctaGAATTATTCGATTAAACATTATTGTCATTTTGTTTTAAAATCAGTAAAATTTTCTTCCCCTTCGTTTTACATACATTTTCACATGTATTTAAGAACTTCGCTAGTAATGTAGTCTGTGTCATTATTAatcgttttaatatttattcaatCGCCACTATCTTGATTCGTTTATATCAGGGAACAAACCTCTACTGacctctactgaccactactgacctctactgaccactactgacctctgctgacctctactGGCTACTACtggccactactgaccagttgcCCAATGGTGAGcatgtgatgaccactggtgacCACTTGCTGACCAGTGGTGACTGTTTAAAGACTGTTTAATTTACTCGTTTATTTCTAAGTACCGTTTAGCTAGACAATACATCGACTGAAGAAGATCCACATATAATACGATATTCCGTTGATTTGTTTGTTATTTTCATTCTCAATTTTAACAAAATCCTCGACGTGGAACGCAAAAAGAGATCAGTTTAACGTTGAATGATATCAGGTACGTTTGTAGAGGTCTCAAGAACCTCAATCGACGGAATTGAAAGACAATCGGGTGTTCTAGTTTCTGACCGAGTGTCGCAACGTATCGCGGAAAGCGACGATAACGGTTGAATGGCGTCGTGGAGAACAATTTCTAATGATGTCATCGCGCATAGATTGCGTTCGAGAATTAGCATTGATATCAACGGTGAAAACGTGGAAAATGCAATGAGATTTATAATTTTGATCGGTGAGTCGCGTCGAGGAGTTTGCCACAACCATCCAGACCATCGTCGACGTCCACGAGTAATCTGTTTCCGACGATAAACGTGCAATTTCTTTTCGAAACAATCTATCTCGATGAATAATTCGACAACCTTAGGATTGCTGGTGATCCTTCATGGATTATGCTGTGCGCCTTGCATTTGTGCAAGTCCTGTCGATGCCTCTGGTGCAGGTACGTTCCTCAGAGTCTCGTTTTCTGggagatatttatttattctttgtaGAGATTCTAAAAAACGTTTGAAAGCAATCTGAGGGAGTTTTAAAGCTTCATAAATCGATAGTAAATGGCGAACTAATTATTTaggatattaaataataattagacTCTAAGTATTTATGCGCTTGAGATATGCATAGTACGTATGTCATTTGTGGATGTCAGCTATGCATATATCTATGCAAGATGcgcaaaatatgcaaaatatatatACGATATAGATATATCacgtagaatattgttcgaaacttctaaaaatattttattaaatttagtaCTTTAGTAAACTGGAATATACGAGTTAATACGTATGTACGTTGTCCTACTTTATTTGATTTTTCAGAGGTCCAGTCTCTGCTGAATGTTTCTAGGGACAAAATGGCGGACGAATTCGTCGCCACGTTAAATACGAATCTGACGAACATCGTCGAGTTCCTGACGTCCAGAACCGACAGATTTTTGCAAAGGCTCGTCGAGACGGTCACGCGTTTCGTGAAGTGTCTATTTTCCATCGTCGATTCCGCACTTCGATGGATCGTTTCGTCCATCGCGTCGATCCTCGACTGGTTCTTAGGTTCTGCCAACTCTAGAAGGAGTCGAAGTTGGATGACGAACACGTCACTGTCGATGGATTACTTGCAGACGTTGATAAACCCTTTGAAAGATTACATTCTCCAGGAAGTCGAGGTGATCAGGGAGGAAGTGGTGCGCCGATTATTGGACTATCTGGTCAGTCGACTTCCATAGTTGCATACTACTTTGGACGAAATGGACGAATCGAACACTTTGTCTCCCATGGGTCTGGACGCCATTTACAGGATGACCCAACAGCCTGGTTACAGCAATCTCATTAAGTCATGAGCCAGTCTTGGGCCTCATCCTTCTGATAGATGCGATTAacgtcactgttgcaatgtttaCCCCTACAAATTATCCCTCTAAATAAATACAGTTTTCATATTATACACGTAATTATGAATTTTGTACGTAGTTAATTTGTATAATTAAATAAGTTATTAATGCACCTGTTACATACAGTGAAACCTGTAATTTGCAAAAAGTTGAATTTGGGGTGCAAAACCTGTAATTCTGGCCTTTGCTTTCCTATTTCCAACTT is part of the Colletes latitarsis isolate SP2378_abdomen chromosome 10, iyColLati1, whole genome shotgun sequence genome and harbors:
- the LOC143346597 gene encoding uncharacterized protein LOC143346597; its protein translation is MNNSTTLGLLVILHGLCCAPCICASPVDASGAEVQSLLNVSRDKMADEFVATLNTNLTNIVEFLTSRTDRFLQRLVETVTRFVKCLFSIVDSALRWIVSSIASILDWFLGSANSRRSRSWMTNTSLSMDYLQTLINPLKDYILQEVEVIREEVVRRLLDYLVSRLP